In Halococcus saccharolyticus DSM 5350, a single genomic region encodes these proteins:
- the sufB gene encoding Fe-S cluster assembly protein SufB, with product MSSDQDQLRETDTEARFEFKKEESSAFRAEKGDLDEETIRLISEDKDEPEWMLERRLRALQQFHAMPMPTDWPGQPDLSEVDIGQIVPYIRPDIDTRGGVDDWTDLPEEIQDTFDKLGIPEAEKNALSGVGAQYESEIVYQNMQERWQEKGVIFCDMDKAVREHEEIVKEHFMTNCVPASDNKFAALHGAIWSGGSFVYVPEDVTVEMPIQAYFRMNSEGMGQFEHTLIIAEENSEVHYIEGCSAPQYSEFNLHSGGVEVFVGENAHVQYSTVQNWSKNTYNLNTKRAICEREGTMEWVSGSMGSKATMLYPSTILKGRGATDNHITIAFAGEGQNIDTGAKVYHNAPDTKSTIESKSISKDGGRTNYRGLVHISDGAENSSTSVECDALMFDNESTSDTMPYMEIEESKVDVAHEATVGKIGDEDVFYLQSRGLDDDDAKQMIVAGFIEPITEELPIEYAVELNRLIELEMEGSLG from the coding sequence ATGAGTTCGGATCAAGATCAACTGCGCGAGACCGACACGGAAGCGCGCTTCGAGTTCAAAAAAGAGGAGAGTTCGGCATTCCGGGCGGAAAAGGGCGACCTCGACGAGGAGACCATCCGCCTGATCTCCGAGGACAAGGACGAGCCCGAGTGGATGCTGGAGCGCCGGCTTCGCGCGCTCCAGCAGTTCCACGCGATGCCGATGCCGACCGACTGGCCCGGCCAACCCGACCTCTCGGAGGTCGACATCGGCCAGATCGTCCCGTACATCCGGCCCGACATCGACACCCGCGGTGGTGTCGACGACTGGACCGACCTCCCCGAGGAGATCCAGGACACCTTCGACAAGCTCGGGATCCCCGAGGCAGAGAAGAACGCCCTCTCCGGGGTGGGCGCGCAGTACGAGTCCGAGATCGTCTACCAGAACATGCAGGAGCGCTGGCAGGAGAAGGGCGTCATCTTCTGTGACATGGACAAGGCGGTCCGGGAGCACGAGGAGATCGTCAAGGAGCACTTCATGACGAACTGCGTGCCGGCGAGCGACAACAAGTTCGCGGCGCTCCACGGTGCGATCTGGTCGGGCGGCTCGTTCGTCTACGTCCCCGAGGACGTCACGGTCGAGATGCCGATCCAGGCGTACTTCCGGATGAACTCCGAAGGGATGGGCCAGTTCGAGCACACCCTCATCATCGCCGAGGAGAACTCGGAAGTCCACTACATCGAGGGCTGTTCGGCTCCCCAGTACAGCGAGTTCAACCTCCACTCGGGCGGTGTCGAGGTGTTCGTCGGCGAGAACGCCCACGTCCAGTATTCGACGGTGCAGAACTGGTCGAAGAACACCTACAACCTGAACACCAAGCGCGCGATCTGCGAGCGCGAGGGCACGATGGAGTGGGTCTCGGGCTCGATGGGCTCGAAGGCCACGATGCTCTACCCCTCGACCATCCTCAAGGGCCGCGGCGCGACCGACAACCACATCACGATCGCCTTTGCGGGCGAGGGTCAGAACATCGACACCGGCGCGAAGGTCTACCACAACGCGCCCGACACCAAGAGCACGATCGAGTCGAAGTCGATCAGCAAGGATGGCGGCCGCACGAACTACCGTGGCCTCGTCCACATCTCCGACGGCGCGGAGAACTCCTCGACCAGCGTCGAGTGTGACGCGCTGATGTTCGACAACGAGAGTACGTCGGACACGATGCCGTACATGGAGATCGAGGAGTCGAAGGTCGACGTCGCCCACGAAGCGACAGTCGGCAAGATCGGCGACGAGGACGTCTTCTACCTCCAGAGCCGGGGCCTCGACGACGACGACGCGAAGCAGATGATCGTTGCCGGGTTCATCGAGCCGATCACCGAAGAACTACCCATCGAGTACGCGGTCGAGCTCAACCGGCTGATCGAACTCGAAATGGAAGGGAGCCTCGGGTAA
- the sufD gene encoding Fe-S cluster assembly protein SufD has protein sequence MSTQVHANLTEEQVRQISEGLDEPEWLLEQRLDALDALEELEMPDVIRTPGRNWTNLYDLDFEGFVDPLNAAEEKDQVGPEEVEVMSIAEALDEREELVREHFGSVVEPEENYLTALSTALFSTGTVVYVPEGVDAEDVTVRTRMNSQSLFNYTLVVTEKSSSVTILERQTTGEDVDGERYYSGVVEIDAGENSNVQYGSLQNVDEETYTYTLKRGHADSHATINWIEGNLGSRLTKSSVETHLQGEGSESQIVGAFFGHNDQHFDVAARVWHEAEHTTADLVTRGVLDDDARSVYEGVQDVGSNAWDTSSYQRENTLMLSDESEADASPKLIINNHDTEASHSATVGQVDQQDLFYMTSRGVSPRIARNMLVEGFFVPVLDEIAVEEFRDDLSDLVAARLRE, from the coding sequence ATGAGTACACAGGTACACGCAAACCTCACCGAGGAGCAGGTCAGGCAGATTTCCGAGGGTCTCGACGAGCCCGAGTGGCTGCTGGAGCAGCGTCTCGACGCGCTCGACGCGCTCGAAGAGCTGGAAATGCCCGACGTCATCCGGACGCCGGGACGCAACTGGACGAACCTCTACGATCTCGACTTCGAGGGGTTCGTCGATCCGCTGAACGCAGCCGAGGAGAAAGACCAGGTCGGCCCCGAGGAGGTCGAGGTCATGTCGATCGCGGAAGCGCTCGACGAGCGCGAGGAGCTCGTCCGCGAACACTTCGGCTCGGTCGTCGAGCCCGAGGAGAACTACCTCACGGCGCTCTCGACCGCGCTGTTCTCGACCGGCACAGTCGTCTACGTCCCCGAAGGCGTCGACGCAGAGGACGTCACCGTCCGGACGCGGATGAACTCCCAGTCGCTGTTCAACTACACGCTGGTCGTCACCGAGAAGTCGAGTTCGGTGACGATCCTCGAACGACAGACGACTGGCGAGGACGTCGACGGTGAGCGGTACTACTCCGGCGTCGTCGAGATCGACGCGGGCGAGAACTCGAACGTCCAGTACGGATCGCTCCAGAACGTCGACGAGGAGACGTACACCTACACCCTCAAGCGTGGTCACGCCGACAGCCACGCCACGATCAACTGGATCGAGGGCAACCTCGGCTCGCGACTCACCAAGTCCTCGGTGGAGACTCATCTCCAGGGCGAGGGCTCGGAGTCCCAGATCGTCGGAGCCTTCTTCGGCCACAACGACCAGCACTTCGACGTCGCCGCGCGGGTCTGGCACGAGGCCGAGCACACCACCGCCGACCTCGTGACCCGTGGCGTGCTCGACGACGACGCCCGATCGGTCTACGAGGGCGTTCAAGACGTCGGATCGAACGCGTGGGACACCTCCTCGTACCAGCGCGAGAACACGCTGATGCTGAGCGACGAGTCCGAGGCCGACGCCTCGCCGAAGCTCATCATCAACAACCACGACACCGAGGCGAGCCACTCCGCGACGGTCGGACAGGTCGACCAACAGGATCTGTTCTACATGACCTCGCGCGGGGTGTCGCCACGCATAGCGCGGAACATGCTCGTCGAGGGCTTCTTCGTGCCCGTCTTGGACGAGATCGCGGTTGAGGAGTTCCGCGACGACCTCTCCGATCTCGTCGCGGCGCGGCTGCGGGAGTAA
- a CDS encoding ferritin-like domain-containing protein has product MSVSQPVASDHQLARLLQIGVVLEEVVEARAHQHSQSFEADLDPEIEDLLEHAAEESAEHRDRLSGLIDELDAEQIPFEQIEPLVADHYERDRDTDGVLYDQLANEETAYKFYDDLIAAIESSTVEFGIERERLVGTLSTIREEEAEGAEEVTKLMEERE; this is encoded by the coding sequence GTGAGCGTGAGCCAGCCGGTGGCTTCCGACCACCAGCTCGCCCGTCTCCTCCAGATCGGGGTCGTGCTGGAGGAGGTCGTCGAGGCACGCGCCCACCAGCACTCCCAGTCGTTCGAGGCGGATCTCGACCCCGAAATCGAGGACTTGCTAGAGCACGCCGCCGAGGAGTCAGCCGAGCATCGCGACCGTCTCTCGGGGCTGATCGACGAACTCGACGCCGAACAGATTCCCTTCGAGCAGATCGAGCCGCTCGTCGCCGACCACTACGAGCGCGATCGTGACACCGACGGCGTGCTCTACGACCAGCTCGCGAACGAGGAGACCGCCTACAAGTTCTATGACGATCTCATCGCCGCGATCGAGTCCAGTACTGTGGAGTTCGGGATCGAGCGCGAACGACTCGTCGGAACACTGTCGACGATTCGTGAAGAGGAAGCCGAAGGAGCGGAAGAGGTCACGAAACTCATGGAGGAACGCGAATGA
- a CDS encoding metal-dependent transcriptional regulator translates to MNTAEQYLKAIYLVQQVENGPAATGRLADTLDVSPASANEMIGKLESRGLADHEKYKGVTLTDEGIERARDSLQTYCIIERFLVEVLGVEEFRAEAGQLESVIDETVAERLDTIIDREPQCPDCFAPEEDVCALLDAEPEAAD, encoded by the coding sequence GTGAACACGGCCGAGCAGTACCTGAAAGCGATCTATCTCGTCCAGCAGGTCGAGAACGGCCCGGCGGCAACAGGTCGATTGGCCGACACTCTCGACGTGAGCCCCGCAAGCGCCAACGAGATGATCGGGAAACTCGAATCGCGCGGGCTCGCCGACCACGAGAAGTACAAAGGCGTCACGCTGACCGACGAAGGGATCGAACGCGCGCGTGATTCGCTCCAGACGTACTGCATCATCGAGCGGTTCCTCGTGGAGGTGCTCGGCGTCGAGGAGTTCCGTGCCGAAGCCGGCCAGCTCGAAAGCGTGATCGACGAGACGGTCGCCGAGCGCCTCGACACTATCATCGATCGTGAGCCGCAGTGCCCAGACTGTTTCGCGCCGGAGGAGGACGTCTGTGCCCTGCTCGACGCCGAGCCAGAGGCGGCGGACTGA